The following coding sequences lie in one Phycicoccus duodecadis genomic window:
- the pheS gene encoding phenylalanine--tRNA ligase subunit alpha, with protein sequence MSGPNTSYDPVEVAVLDPQAVEAAVDDALAAASAASTLDELKAARGAHQGDRSPLALANREIGALPPSAKAEAGKRVGQARGRVSQAFAARQAELEAERDERILTEEAVDVTLPPGRRPLGRRHPIELMSRRIADLFVGMGWEIAEGPEIEAEWFNFDALNFDVDHPARQMQDTFYVDPPDGGLVLRTHTSPVQARTLLERGVPVYVAAIGRVFRTDELDATHMPAFHQVEGLAVDEGITMAHLKGTLDRLAAELFGEGITTRLRPSYFPFTEPSAEMDLRCFVCRGEDPDCRTCKGTGWIEWGGCGMVNRNVLTACGVDPDRYTGFAFGMGVDRALMFRTGVSDMRDMIEGDVRFDAQFGMEI encoded by the coding sequence ATGTCCGGACCCAACACCAGCTACGACCCCGTGGAGGTCGCCGTGCTCGACCCCCAGGCGGTCGAGGCAGCCGTCGACGACGCCCTCGCGGCTGCCTCGGCGGCCAGCACCCTCGACGAGCTCAAGGCCGCGCGCGGTGCCCACCAGGGCGACCGCAGCCCGCTGGCGCTCGCCAACCGCGAGATCGGTGCGCTGCCCCCCAGTGCCAAGGCCGAGGCCGGCAAGCGGGTCGGGCAGGCCCGCGGCCGGGTGTCGCAGGCCTTCGCCGCGCGCCAGGCCGAGCTCGAGGCCGAGCGCGACGAGCGCATCCTCACCGAGGAGGCCGTCGACGTCACCCTGCCCCCGGGCCGCCGCCCGCTCGGGCGGCGCCACCCCATCGAGCTGATGAGCCGGCGCATCGCCGACCTCTTCGTGGGCATGGGCTGGGAGATCGCCGAGGGCCCCGAGATCGAGGCCGAGTGGTTCAACTTCGACGCCCTCAACTTCGACGTCGACCACCCGGCGCGCCAGATGCAGGACACGTTCTACGTCGACCCGCCCGACGGCGGCCTCGTCCTGCGCACGCACACCTCGCCGGTGCAGGCCCGCACCCTGCTCGAGCGCGGGGTGCCGGTCTACGTCGCGGCCATCGGGCGGGTGTTCCGCACCGACGAGCTCGACGCCACCCACATGCCGGCCTTCCACCAGGTCGAGGGCCTGGCGGTCGACGAGGGCATCACCATGGCGCACCTCAAGGGCACCCTCGACCGCCTCGCGGCCGAGCTGTTCGGTGAGGGCATCACGACCCGGCTGCGCCCGTCGTACTTCCCGTTCACCGAGCCCAGCGCCGAGATGGACCTGCGCTGCTTCGTCTGCCGCGGCGAGGACCCCGACTGCCGCACCTGCAAGGGCACCGGCTGGATCGAGTGGGGCGGCTGCGGGATGGTCAACCGCAACGTGCTGACCGCCTGCGGCGTGGACCCCGACCGCTACACCGGGTTCGCGTTCGGGATGGGCGTGGACCGGGCGCTGATGTTCCGCACCGGGGTCAGCGACATGCGCGACATGATCGAGGGTGACGTGCGCTTCGACGCACAGTTCGGGATGGAGATCTGA
- the pheT gene encoding phenylalanine--tRNA ligase subunit beta, translating into MRVPLDWLREYVAVPPDATGVDVAAALVAVGLEEEGLHGGGVTGPLVVGRVLSLVKEPQKNGRTINWCQVDVGDANGTGEPQGIVCGAHNFVEGDLVPVILPGGVLPTPQGPLAVSARKTYGHVSAGMICSERELGLGDDHDGIIVLTRRFAGDDETLARCVPGADAIAILGLDRETVEVNVTPDRGYCFSVRGVAREYGHATGAAFTDPALALAAAAPAGTADGFPVTLSDDAPIRGRVGCDRYVTRVVRGVDVAAPSPAWLTARLVEAGMRPISLAVDVTNYVMLGLGQPLHAFDLDRLHGAVGVRRARRGETLRTLDDVERTLDPEDLLIVDGRDVPINIAGVMGGESTEIGPTTTNVLIEAAHFDAVSIARSARRHRLPSEASRRFERGVDTALAPAAAQLAVDLLVRYGGGTADAGVTDLGTPAAPEPITMALGFPSRIVGIEYPAERVTGILEQIGCRVRADGDVLTVEPPTWRPDLTTAEDLVEEVARIHGYERIPSVLPTPPGGAGLTHAQRVRRVVGDLLAAQGLSEVWSDPFVGADRLAALGLDVDAETARTVRIANPLSDEEPFMRTSLVATLVEAVRRNVSRGAKDVALFEEGLVTALAGPQQVAPTVDVGLRPADDVLATIRAAVPPQPRHLAMLLAGDRDRAGWWGSGRRADVADVVELVDALGQALAVDLVVTADAVMPWHPGRCARVALADGTALGHVGELHPKVVAALGLPARTVGGELDLDVLTAAADHTVRATTLATYPMAQSDVALVVDRAVPAAAVREALVSGGGELLESVQLFDVYEGDQVGDGRRSLAYRLTFRSRERTLTTEEVSRLRDGAVAAAGAAHGAVQRA; encoded by the coding sequence ATGCGGGTTCCGCTCGACTGGCTGCGCGAGTACGTCGCGGTGCCCCCGGACGCCACGGGCGTCGACGTCGCCGCCGCTCTGGTGGCGGTCGGCCTCGAGGAGGAGGGCCTGCACGGCGGCGGGGTGACCGGCCCGCTCGTGGTCGGCCGGGTCCTGTCGCTGGTCAAGGAGCCGCAGAAGAACGGCAGGACCATCAACTGGTGCCAGGTCGACGTCGGCGACGCCAACGGCACCGGCGAGCCCCAGGGCATCGTCTGCGGCGCCCACAACTTCGTCGAGGGCGACCTCGTCCCCGTCATCCTGCCCGGCGGCGTGCTGCCCACCCCCCAGGGGCCGCTCGCGGTGTCGGCCCGCAAGACCTACGGCCACGTCTCGGCCGGGATGATCTGCTCCGAGCGCGAGCTCGGCCTCGGTGACGACCACGACGGCATCATCGTGCTCACCCGCCGCTTCGCGGGCGACGACGAGACCCTGGCCCGCTGCGTCCCCGGGGCCGACGCCATCGCGATCCTCGGGCTCGACCGCGAGACCGTCGAGGTCAACGTCACCCCCGACCGCGGCTACTGCTTCTCGGTGCGCGGCGTGGCCCGCGAGTACGGCCACGCCACCGGGGCGGCCTTCACCGACCCCGCGCTCGCCCTGGCGGCCGCGGCCCCGGCGGGCACCGCCGACGGCTTCCCCGTGACGCTGTCGGACGACGCGCCGATCCGCGGGCGGGTGGGCTGCGACCGCTACGTCACCCGCGTGGTGCGCGGCGTCGACGTCGCGGCCCCCAGCCCGGCCTGGCTCACGGCCCGCCTCGTCGAGGCCGGCATGCGCCCCATCTCGCTGGCCGTCGACGTGACGAACTACGTGATGCTCGGCCTCGGCCAGCCCCTGCACGCCTTCGACCTCGACCGCCTGCACGGCGCGGTCGGCGTGCGCCGCGCCCGCCGCGGCGAGACCCTGCGGACCCTCGACGACGTCGAGCGCACCCTCGACCCGGAGGACCTGCTCATCGTCGACGGCCGCGACGTGCCCATCAACATCGCGGGCGTCATGGGCGGTGAGTCGACCGAGATCGGCCCCACGACCACCAACGTGCTCATCGAGGCGGCCCACTTCGACGCCGTGTCCATCGCCCGCTCCGCGCGCCGGCACCGGTTGCCCTCGGAGGCCTCCCGCCGTTTCGAGCGCGGCGTCGACACGGCGCTCGCGCCGGCCGCGGCCCAGCTGGCGGTCGACCTGCTCGTCCGCTACGGCGGGGGCACCGCCGACGCCGGGGTCACCGACCTCGGCACCCCCGCGGCGCCCGAGCCCATCACGATGGCGCTCGGGTTCCCCTCGCGCATCGTCGGCATCGAGTACCCCGCCGAGCGCGTCACCGGCATCCTCGAGCAGATCGGCTGTCGGGTGCGGGCCGACGGCGACGTGCTCACCGTCGAGCCGCCCACGTGGCGCCCCGACCTCACCACCGCCGAGGACCTGGTCGAGGAGGTCGCGCGCATCCACGGGTACGAGCGCATCCCGTCGGTGCTGCCGACGCCGCCCGGCGGCGCGGGGCTGACCCACGCCCAGCGGGTCCGCCGTGTCGTCGGCGACCTGCTGGCGGCCCAGGGCCTCTCGGAGGTCTGGAGCGACCCGTTCGTCGGGGCCGACCGGCTCGCCGCGCTCGGTCTCGACGTCGACGCCGAGACGGCGCGCACCGTGCGCATCGCGAACCCGCTCTCGGACGAGGAGCCGTTCATGCGGACCAGCCTCGTCGCGACCCTGGTCGAGGCGGTGCGGCGCAACGTCTCGCGCGGCGCCAAGGACGTGGCCCTCTTCGAGGAGGGCCTGGTCACCGCGCTCGCGGGTCCCCAGCAGGTCGCGCCCACCGTCGACGTCGGGCTGCGGCCCGCCGACGACGTCCTGGCCACCATCCGCGCCGCGGTGCCGCCCCAGCCCCGTCACCTCGCGATGCTGCTGGCCGGCGACCGCGACCGCGCCGGCTGGTGGGGCTCCGGGCGGCGGGCCGACGTCGCCGACGTCGTCGAGCTCGTCGACGCCCTCGGGCAGGCGCTGGCGGTCGACCTGGTCGTCACCGCCGACGCCGTGATGCCCTGGCACCCCGGCCGGTGCGCCCGCGTGGCGCTGGCCGACGGGACCGCCCTCGGCCACGTCGGCGAACTGCACCCCAAGGTCGTGGCCGCGCTCGGCCTGCCGGCCCGGACGGTGGGCGGCGAGCTCGACCTCGACGTCCTCACCGCGGCCGCCGACCACACCGTGCGGGCCACCACCCTGGCCACCTACCCGATGGCCCAGAGCGACGTCGCGCTCGTCGTCGACCGGGCGGTGCCGGCCGCGGCCGTGCGCGAGGCGCTGGTCTCCGGCGGCGGCGAGCTGCTCGAGTCGGTGCAGCTCTTCGACGTCTACGAGGGTGACCAGGTGGGCGACGGGCGCAGGTCCCTGGCCTACCGGCTCACCTTCCGCTCCCGCGAGCGGACGCTCACGACCGAGGAGGTCTCGCGGTTGCGGGACGGGGCGGTGGCCGCCGCCGGGGCTGCGCACGGGGCGGTCCAGCGCGCGTGA
- a CDS encoding SDR family oxidoreductase, with the protein MSDVIDEPVDDDGDVTPEPDTDEEAGRGGRPVAVVTGASRGIGRAVAMALEDAGWVVERGSSTVAPVTDRAALTAWVDEVVERQGRIDLLVNSAGVLDAEVDLLASDPDDWWRTVEVNVLGSYLMTWLVAPTMLAAGGGRIVNLNSGAGRRAGAEASAYNVSKTALARVTGSTHLAGWDRGLRAFDLMPGVVRTEMTDGMTAHAGRTEWTSPEEVTALVLALASGELDAFSGRFVRAGVDTPASLRALAERGLEPGERMLDLVLRPDDPLA; encoded by the coding sequence GTGAGCGACGTCATCGACGAGCCGGTCGACGACGACGGCGACGTGACCCCCGAGCCCGACACCGACGAGGAGGCCGGCCGCGGCGGTCGTCCCGTCGCCGTCGTCACCGGTGCCTCGCGCGGCATCGGGCGGGCGGTCGCGATGGCGCTCGAGGACGCCGGCTGGGTCGTCGAGCGCGGGTCGTCGACGGTGGCCCCCGTCACCGACCGCGCGGCCCTGACGGCCTGGGTCGACGAGGTCGTCGAGCGGCAGGGGCGCATCGACCTCCTGGTGAACAGTGCGGGGGTCCTCGACGCCGAGGTCGACCTCCTGGCCTCCGACCCCGACGACTGGTGGCGCACCGTCGAGGTCAACGTCCTGGGCAGCTACCTGATGACGTGGCTCGTCGCGCCGACGATGCTCGCGGCCGGGGGCGGCCGCATCGTCAACCTCAACTCCGGGGCCGGGCGGCGCGCCGGCGCCGAGGCGAGCGCCTACAACGTCAGCAAGACGGCATTGGCCCGGGTCACCGGCTCGACGCACCTGGCCGGCTGGGACCGGGGTCTGCGGGCCTTCGACCTGATGCCGGGCGTCGTGCGCACCGAGATGACCGACGGGATGACGGCGCACGCGGGGCGCACCGAGTGGACCTCGCCCGAAGAGGTGACGGCGCTCGTGCTGGCGCTGGCCTCCGGGGAGCTCGACGCCTTCTCGGGCCGGTTCGTCCGCGCGGGGGTCGACACCCCGGCCTCGCTGCGGGCCCTGGCCGAGCGCGGGCTCGAGCCGGGGGAGCGGATGCTCGACCTGGTGCTGCGCCCGGACGACCCGCTGGCCTGA
- the argC gene encoding N-acetyl-gamma-glutamyl-phosphate reductase, with protein MMRVAVAGASGYAGGEVLRLLLAHPGLEVGAVTASANAGQPLGAVHPHLTPLADRVLEETTAAVLAGHDAVVLALPHGHSAALAAQLGEEVVVVDCGADFRLRSQWSWEAYYDTPWAGSWPYGMPELPTADGRQRARLRGARRIAVPGCYPTAVSLALAPGLAAGLLEPRDVVVVAASGTSGAGKAAKAHLLGSEVMGAMSPYGVGGVHRHTPEIEQNLQEVGGPEVEVSFTPTLAPMPRGILATCTARVTDAGLDPQALRAAWATAYADEPFVHLLPEGRWPSTGSVLGSNCVHLQVALDERVGRAVVVAAVDNLTKGTAGAAVQCLNLALGLPETTGLPLAGVAP; from the coding sequence ATGATGCGGGTCGCCGTCGCCGGAGCGAGTGGGTACGCCGGGGGAGAGGTGCTGCGGCTGCTGCTGGCCCATCCCGGGCTGGAGGTGGGCGCTGTCACGGCCTCGGCCAATGCCGGCCAGCCGCTCGGAGCGGTGCATCCGCACCTGACGCCGCTGGCCGACCGGGTGCTCGAGGAGACCACGGCGGCGGTCCTGGCCGGGCACGACGCCGTCGTCCTGGCGCTGCCGCACGGGCACTCGGCCGCGCTGGCCGCGCAGCTCGGCGAGGAGGTCGTCGTGGTCGACTGTGGCGCCGACTTCCGGCTACGGAGCCAGTGGAGCTGGGAGGCCTACTACGACACCCCGTGGGCGGGTTCGTGGCCCTACGGGATGCCCGAGCTGCCGACCGCCGACGGCAGGCAACGGGCCCGGCTCCGCGGCGCCCGGCGCATCGCCGTCCCCGGCTGCTACCCGACGGCCGTCTCGCTGGCCCTGGCCCCCGGGCTGGCCGCCGGCTTGCTCGAGCCGCGCGACGTCGTGGTCGTGGCGGCCTCCGGCACCAGCGGCGCCGGCAAGGCGGCCAAGGCCCACCTGCTCGGCTCCGAGGTGATGGGCGCCATGTCGCCCTACGGCGTCGGCGGGGTGCACCGGCACACGCCGGAGATCGAGCAGAACCTCCAGGAGGTGGGCGGCCCCGAGGTCGAGGTGTCGTTCACCCCCACCCTGGCGCCGATGCCCCGCGGCATCCTGGCCACCTGCACCGCTCGCGTGACCGACGCCGGGCTCGACCCGCAGGCCCTGCGCGCCGCCTGGGCCACGGCCTACGCCGACGAGCCGTTCGTGCACCTGCTGCCCGAGGGGCGCTGGCCGAGCACCGGCAGCGTCCTGGGCAGCAACTGTGTGCACCTCCAGGTCGCGCTCGACGAGCGGGTCGGACGGGCCGTGGTCGTGGCCGCCGTCGACAACCTCACGAAGGGCACGGCCGGCGCTGCCGTGCAGTGCCTCAACCTCGCGCTCGGGCTGCCCGAGACCACGGGGCTGCCGCTGGCGGGGGTCGCCCCGTGA
- the argJ gene encoding bifunctional glutamate N-acetyltransferase/amino-acid acetyltransferase ArgJ, protein MSVTTPRGFRASGVVAGLKASGRPDVALVVNDGPDHHAAAVFTANRVEAAPVTWSRTVVADGRADAVVLNSGGANACTGAPGFQDTHRTAEHVAGVLGVAAGDVVVCSTGLIGERLPMDRLLAGVDAAAAGLAADGGPAAAEAIMTTDTRPKTAEARRDGWAVGGMAKGAGMLAPALATMLVVVTTDAVADAGQLDRALRAATRTTFDRVDSDGCMSTNDTVVLLTSGASGVAVADDDLAEAVTAVCAELARALVADAEGAHHDIAVEVRSAASEADALEVARAVARNNLFKCAVFGGDPNWGRVLAAVGTTAAAFDPSTLDVTMNGVQVCRAGGVGEDRTLVDLSAREVHVVVELHAGDAGVTVWTNDLTHDYVHENSAYST, encoded by the coding sequence ATGTCGGTCACCACCCCCCGGGGCTTCCGGGCCAGCGGGGTCGTCGCGGGCCTCAAGGCCTCCGGCCGGCCCGACGTCGCCCTCGTCGTCAACGACGGGCCCGACCACCACGCGGCGGCCGTCTTCACGGCCAACCGGGTCGAGGCGGCCCCGGTCACCTGGTCTCGCACCGTCGTGGCCGACGGGCGCGCCGACGCCGTGGTCCTCAACAGCGGCGGCGCCAACGCCTGCACCGGGGCCCCGGGCTTCCAGGACACCCACCGCACGGCCGAGCACGTCGCCGGCGTTCTGGGCGTCGCCGCCGGTGACGTCGTGGTGTGCTCGACCGGCCTGATCGGCGAGCGCCTGCCCATGGACCGGCTGCTGGCGGGGGTCGACGCCGCGGCGGCCGGTCTCGCCGCCGACGGGGGCCCGGCCGCCGCCGAGGCGATCATGACCACCGACACCCGCCCCAAGACCGCCGAGGCGCGGCGCGACGGCTGGGCGGTCGGCGGCATGGCCAAGGGCGCGGGGATGCTCGCGCCCGCGCTGGCGACGATGCTGGTCGTGGTCACCACCGACGCCGTGGCCGACGCCGGGCAGCTCGACCGGGCCCTGCGCGCCGCCACCCGCACCACCTTCGACCGGGTCGACTCCGACGGCTGCATGTCCACCAACGACACCGTCGTGCTGCTGACCTCCGGTGCCTCCGGGGTGGCGGTGGCCGACGACGACCTGGCCGAGGCGGTCACCGCCGTGTGCGCCGAGCTGGCCCGCGCCCTGGTCGCCGACGCTGAGGGCGCCCACCACGACATCGCCGTCGAGGTGCGCTCGGCGGCCTCCGAGGCCGACGCGCTCGAGGTGGCGCGAGCCGTCGCCCGCAACAACCTCTTCAAGTGCGCCGTCTTCGGCGGCGACCCCAACTGGGGCCGGGTGCTGGCCGCCGTCGGCACCACTGCCGCGGCCTTCGACCCCTCCACCCTCGACGTCACCATGAACGGCGTCCAGGTCTGCCGGGCGGGAGGCGTGGGCGAGGACCGCACGCTGGTCGACCTGTCGGCGCGCGAGGTGCACGTCGTGGTCGAGCTGCACGCCGGCGATGCCGGGGTGACCGTGTGGACGAACGACCTCACGCACGACTACGTCCACGAGAACTCGGCGTACTCGACGTGA
- the argB gene encoding acetylglutamate kinase codes for MDAAALRVAQSKAATLVEALPWLERFRGALVVVKYGGNAMTDDALKAAFAQDVAFLRYAGLRPVVVHGGGPQIKGMLDRLGLESEFRGGLRVTTPEVMDVVRMVLTGQVGRELVGLLNQHGPVAVGLSGEDAGLFGARRRGVTVDGEEHDLGLVGDVVQVDPGAVIDLLDAGRVPVVSTVAPDLDHEGQVLNVNADTAAAALAVALGARKLVVLTDVEGVYANWPDRGSLLSQLRLSAARELLTRVDAGMIPKLEACIRAVEAGVPQAHVVDGRQPHSLLLEVFTSEGIGTMVLPDRDGDGT; via the coding sequence ATCGACGCCGCCGCGCTGCGCGTCGCCCAGAGCAAGGCCGCCACCCTGGTCGAGGCCCTGCCGTGGCTCGAGCGCTTCCGCGGCGCCCTCGTCGTCGTCAAGTACGGCGGCAACGCCATGACCGACGACGCCCTCAAGGCCGCCTTCGCCCAGGACGTCGCGTTCCTGCGGTACGCGGGGCTGCGGCCGGTGGTCGTCCACGGCGGTGGCCCGCAGATCAAGGGGATGCTCGACCGCCTCGGCCTCGAGTCGGAGTTCCGCGGCGGCCTGCGCGTCACGACCCCCGAGGTCATGGACGTCGTCCGGATGGTGCTCACCGGCCAGGTCGGGCGCGAGCTCGTCGGGCTGCTCAACCAGCACGGGCCGGTGGCCGTCGGGCTCTCGGGCGAGGACGCCGGGCTGTTCGGGGCGCGCCGGCGTGGCGTCACGGTCGACGGCGAGGAGCACGACCTCGGCCTGGTGGGCGACGTGGTGCAGGTCGACCCGGGTGCGGTGATCGACCTGCTGGACGCCGGCCGCGTGCCGGTGGTCTCGACGGTCGCCCCCGACCTCGACCACGAGGGCCAGGTGCTCAACGTCAACGCCGACACCGCGGCCGCCGCGCTCGCCGTGGCCCTGGGCGCCCGCAAGCTGGTGGTGCTCACCGACGTCGAGGGCGTCTACGCGAACTGGCCCGACCGCGGCTCGCTCCTGTCGCAGCTGCGCCTGAGCGCCGCCCGCGAGCTGCTGACCCGGGTCGACGCCGGGATGATCCCCAAGCTCGAGGCGTGCATCCGCGCCGTCGAGGCCGGCGTACCGCAGGCCCACGTGGTCGACGGCCGCCAGCCGCACAGCCTCCTCCTCGAGGTGTTCACCTCCGAGGGCATCGGAACCATGGTCCTGCCGGACCGGGACGGGGACGGGACATGA